A genome region from Planctomycetota bacterium includes the following:
- a CDS encoding DUF423 domain-containing protein — protein MTPRMWIALGAATGALGIALGAFGAHALPGWLTSQGRTAEAIVRAREIFETAVRYQMYQAFGLVLLGLYALHRPEGSVTLPGAAIFLGMCVFSGLLYALVITDVKVLGAIVPIGGVLMIVGWLGWAVKAWLDR, from the coding sequence ATGACTCCCCGCATGTGGATTGCCTTGGGGGCCGCGACCGGCGCGCTGGGAATCGCCCTGGGCGCTTTCGGCGCGCACGCCCTGCCCGGCTGGCTGACAAGTCAGGGACGCACTGCCGAGGCGATCGTTCGCGCCAGGGAGATCTTTGAAACGGCGGTGCGGTACCAGATGTACCAGGCGTTTGGCCTGGTGCTATTGGGGCTCTACGCCCTGCACCGCCCCGAGGGATCGGTCACGCTGCCCGGCGCGGCCATATTTCTGGGGATGTGCGTCTTCTCGGGCTTGCTCTACGCGCTGGTCATCACCGACGTGAAGGTGCTGGGGGCGATCGTCCCGATTGGTGGCGTGTTGATGATTGTCGGCTGGCTCGGTTGGGCCGTCAAAGCCTGGCTCGATCGCTGA
- a CDS encoding inositol monophosphatase has translation MTSFLDVAQRAARLAGDVLLDWAGRFSVSEKGPADLVTEADVAAQTSIQATLLGAFPGHGFLGEENLSIASRDNDLTWIVDPLDGTTNYVHSIPHYAVSIALAQGNQPIVGVVFDPVAKECFAAMRGRGATLNGKPMKTSGVTTLDRAVTAVSSPPGINAESQELKDFLKIILLSQSMRRSGSSALNLSYIAAGRYDAYWSLSAKPWDVAAGFLLVAEAGGHVIERDGSPIRCDSRRFVAAASSELSNALRQTLDG, from the coding sequence TTGACGAGTTTTCTCGACGTGGCCCAGCGCGCCGCCCGGCTGGCCGGGGACGTGCTGCTCGATTGGGCCGGTCGGTTCAGCGTCAGCGAAAAGGGGCCGGCCGATTTGGTGACCGAGGCCGACGTGGCCGCCCAGACCAGCATCCAGGCCACCCTCCTGGGCGCCTTTCCGGGCCACGGGTTCCTGGGTGAGGAAAACCTGTCAATTGCCAGCCGCGACAACGACCTGACCTGGATCGTCGACCCCTTGGACGGCACGACTAATTATGTGCATTCGATCCCGCACTATGCGGTCTCGATCGCCCTGGCCCAAGGGAACCAACCGATCGTCGGCGTGGTGTTCGACCCGGTGGCCAAGGAATGTTTCGCGGCCATGCGCGGACGGGGCGCCACGCTGAATGGCAAGCCCATGAAGACCAGCGGCGTGACGACCCTCGACCGGGCCGTGACCGCGGTCAGCTCCCCACCGGGGATCAATGCCGAGTCGCAGGAGCTGAAGGACTTCTTAAAAATCATCCTGCTGTCTCAATCGATGCGCCGCAGCGGCTCGTCGGCCTTGAACTTGTCGTACATCGCGGCCGGGCGCTACGACGCCTATTGGTCGCTCAGCGCTAAGCCCTGGGACGTGGCGGCCGGGTTCTTGCTGGTAGCCGAAGCCGGCGGACACGTCATCGAGCGCGACGGCAGCCCGATCCGCTGCGACTCGCGCCGCTTCGTCGCCGCCGCGAGCAGCGAACTGTCAAACGCGCTGCGTCAGACGCTCGACGGCTGA
- a CDS encoding translation initiation factor IF-3 — MERSQRVNEQIRISPVRVIAADGAQLGIIPTDQALSSAREAGLDLVEVAPNERPPVCRIMDFGKFKYQQKKRQHKAHTHQTKIKEIRVRPKTGEHDIEVKVTHAREFLLHKDKVIVSVVFRGRELAHIEEGQRVVRQVIKNLEDVAKVESPPSQQGKRIICVLAPK; from the coding sequence ATCGAACGGTCTCAGAGGGTCAACGAACAGATCCGCATTTCTCCTGTGCGTGTGATTGCCGCCGACGGCGCTCAGTTGGGCATTATTCCCACCGATCAAGCGCTGAGTTCGGCTCGCGAAGCGGGCTTGGACCTGGTCGAAGTGGCGCCGAACGAGCGGCCCCCCGTGTGCCGCATCATGGACTTTGGCAAGTTCAAGTACCAACAAAAGAAGCGGCAGCACAAGGCCCACACGCACCAGACCAAGATCAAGGAAATCCGCGTTCGCCCCAAGACCGGCGAGCACGACATCGAGGTCAAAGTCACGCACGCCCGCGAGTTCCTGCTGCATAAAGACAAGGTCATCGTGTCGGTCGTGTTCCGCGGCCGCGAGTTGGCCCACATCGAAGAAGGCCAGCGCGTCGTTCGCCAGGTGATCAAGAACCTGGAAGACGTCGCCAAGGTCGAGTCCCCCCCCAGCCAACAGGGGAAGCGGATCATCTGCGTCCTGGCACCGAAATAG
- a CDS encoding glucuronate isomerase encodes MSQALRDRLFAELNALTIVDPHTHINPHAPASQTVADILGYHYYTELAHSAGMPKARIEEPGLDPKEKVRRLVERMGPLDNTIQYSWFIELAREFFGFADDRLTMKNWEALYDGAVKKMSSPDWANQVLKQSRLSAVFLTNDFDDPLTGFDTKVYIPCLRTDDLVFHLAKSEVRARLEKATGIAVGTVAQLKEAIGKLFAHFVAKGAKACAISLPPDFAPSKVSEADAGPALQSVLKQGSHTFDDPRRTVSHFVFWTLAEYCAEYKLPFDLMIGVNRQVYPAGVYQGQDLYDSRVSLIQYRELFNAFPQVTFPISVLASVTNQELTSYSWIFPNVVTNGHWWYSNTPTFIEHDLASRLEAVPRTKQIGYYSDMYKLEFALPKFAMYKRTLAKVLAEKFVVDRGWSEDRALALGTQVLRDNTELIFGRNDK; translated from the coding sequence ATGTCGCAAGCTTTACGAGATCGGTTGTTTGCCGAGTTGAATGCCCTGACGATTGTCGATCCGCACACGCATATCAACCCGCACGCGCCGGCGTCGCAGACGGTGGCCGACATCCTGGGCTATCACTACTACACCGAACTGGCCCACTCGGCCGGCATGCCCAAGGCGCGGATCGAAGAACCCGGCCTGGACCCCAAGGAGAAAGTTCGCCGGCTGGTCGAGCGGATGGGGCCGCTGGACAACACGATTCAATACAGTTGGTTCATCGAACTAGCCCGCGAGTTCTTCGGCTTTGCCGACGACCGGCTGACCATGAAGAACTGGGAAGCGTTGTACGACGGCGCGGTCAAGAAGATGAGCTCGCCCGATTGGGCCAACCAGGTGTTGAAGCAAAGCCGCCTGTCGGCGGTATTCTTAACCAACGACTTCGACGATCCGCTGACCGGGTTCGACACCAAGGTCTATATCCCCTGTCTGCGGACTGATGATCTGGTGTTCCATTTGGCCAAGTCCGAGGTGCGTGCTCGACTGGAAAAAGCGACGGGCATCGCGGTTGGCACGGTGGCCCAACTGAAGGAAGCAATCGGCAAGCTGTTCGCCCATTTTGTGGCCAAGGGAGCCAAGGCCTGCGCCATTTCGCTGCCGCCTGATTTCGCTCCGTCCAAGGTGAGCGAGGCCGACGCAGGGCCGGCGCTACAATCGGTGTTAAAGCAGGGGAGTCACACGTTCGACGACCCGCGACGCACCGTGTCGCACTTTGTCTTTTGGACGCTGGCCGAGTATTGCGCCGAGTACAAGTTGCCGTTCGATTTGATGATCGGCGTCAATCGCCAGGTCTATCCGGCGGGCGTTTACCAGGGACAAGACCTGTACGACAGCCGAGTGTCGCTGATTCAATACCGCGAGCTGTTCAACGCCTTTCCGCAGGTGACGTTCCCGATTTCGGTTCTGGCCAGCGTGACCAATCAGGAACTGACCAGCTATAGCTGGATCTTCCCGAACGTGGTGACCAACGGCCACTGGTGGTACTCGAACACGCCGACGTTCATCGAGCACGATCTGGCTTCGCGACTGGAAGCGGTGCCGCGGACCAAGCAGATCGGCTACTACAGCGACATGTACAAGCTGGAGTTCGCGCTGCCGAAGTTCGCCATGTACAAGCGGACACTCGCCAAGGTGCTGGCCGAGAAGTTCGTCGTCGACCGGGGCTGGAGCGAAGACCGGGCGTTGGCGCTCGGCACGCAAGTGCTGCGCGACAATACCGAACTCATCTTCGGGAGAAACGATAAATGA
- a CDS encoding sigma-70 family RNA polymerase sigma factor: MTEASIATLVRAAQEGDNDSFAELARRFERMVYGLALRRLQNHAEAQETVQEVFVTLLRKIHQLREPASLPGWLRQIAMRNISNRLSRRGPVTSTTGEYLEAAHATQETPLTSALARERQSQVRAGLARLGTLDRRTLVAFYVEGQSLVEMSEAFASPVGTIKRRLHVARKRLAAELSGLEMMNA; the protein is encoded by the coding sequence ATCACCGAGGCATCGATCGCGACCCTCGTGCGCGCCGCGCAGGAGGGGGACAACGATTCGTTCGCGGAACTGGCCCGTCGGTTCGAGCGGATGGTCTACGGACTGGCCTTGCGCCGGCTGCAGAACCACGCCGAGGCCCAGGAGACGGTGCAGGAAGTGTTCGTCACCTTGCTGCGCAAGATCCACCAGCTGCGCGAGCCGGCCAGCTTGCCGGGCTGGCTGCGGCAGATTGCGATGCGCAACATCAGCAATCGGCTGTCGCGGCGCGGCCCGGTGACGTCGACTACCGGCGAGTACTTGGAGGCGGCCCACGCCACCCAGGAAACCCCGCTGACTTCGGCGCTGGCCCGCGAACGGCAGAGCCAGGTCCGGGCTGGCCTGGCGCGGCTGGGCACGCTCGACCGTCGCACGCTGGTGGCGTTCTACGTCGAGGGCCAGTCGCTCGTCGAGATGAGCGAGGCGTTTGCTTCGCCCGTCGGCACGATCAAGCGCCGGCTGCACGTCGCCCGCAAGCGGCTGGCGGCCGAACTGAGTGGGTTGGAAATGATGAATGCTTAA
- a CDS encoding DUF1501 domain-containing protein, whose protein sequence is MNPLDAAIARSRRQFLCSTASGLGGAALLQMLLADALLAADKSPDPANPLTVKLPHFAPKAKACIFIFLEGAPSQLDLFDPKPELNRLHGQKLPESLTKNVRFAFIQKESAVVMGSPRKFQKYGECGMDISDLLPHTATCADDLCLIRSMHTDAFNHHPAQLLMNTGVSRFGRPSIGAWLNYGLGSESSDLPGYVVLNAGRGTSGGASLWSSGCLPSSYAGVLFRNKGEPVLNLDNPAGVSDAMQRRSLDALERLNHERLTALDDPEIASRINAYELAFRMQSAAPELIDLASETQATRDAYGVDRPDDEASKVSRGGGAGVFASFSRNCLLARRLVERGVRFVNLYHASWDHHSNLDKELAFNCQMADQPVAALLKDLKQRGLLDTTLVVWAGEFGRTPLGENRGGNPNATGRDHHPFAFSLWAAGGGIKGGQVVGRTDDIGWNIVEDPIHMNDFHATLLHLFGLDHLKLTYKFQGLDVRLTNVGGKVVKQLLA, encoded by the coding sequence ATGAATCCGCTCGATGCTGCGATTGCTCGCTCGCGCCGGCAGTTTCTCTGTTCGACGGCCAGCGGGCTGGGCGGCGCGGCCTTGCTGCAAATGCTGCTGGCCGATGCGCTGTTGGCGGCCGACAAATCGCCCGACCCGGCGAACCCGTTGACGGTGAAGCTGCCCCATTTCGCGCCCAAGGCCAAGGCGTGCATCTTCATTTTCCTGGAAGGGGCGCCGAGCCAGCTCGATCTGTTCGACCCTAAACCCGAGTTGAACCGCCTGCACGGACAGAAGCTGCCCGAGTCGCTGACCAAGAACGTCCGCTTTGCCTTCATCCAGAAAGAGTCGGCGGTCGTGATGGGCTCGCCGCGCAAGTTCCAGAAGTACGGCGAATGCGGCATGGACATCAGCGACCTGCTGCCTCACACGGCCACGTGCGCCGACGATCTCTGCCTGATCCGCTCGATGCACACCGACGCGTTCAATCATCATCCCGCGCAGTTGTTGATGAACACGGGCGTGTCGCGGTTCGGCCGGCCGAGCATCGGCGCGTGGTTGAACTATGGCCTGGGGAGCGAGTCGAGTGACTTGCCCGGCTACGTGGTGTTGAACGCCGGCCGAGGGACCAGCGGCGGGGCCAGCCTCTGGTCGAGCGGCTGTTTGCCGTCGAGCTACGCGGGCGTGTTGTTCCGCAACAAGGGCGAGCCGGTGCTGAACCTGGACAACCCGGCCGGCGTGAGCGACGCCATGCAACGGCGCAGCCTCGACGCGCTGGAGCGCTTGAACCACGAGCGGCTCACGGCGCTGGACGATCCGGAAATCGCGTCGCGGATCAACGCCTATGAACTGGCCTTCCGCATGCAGTCGGCGGCGCCCGAACTGATCGACTTGGCCAGCGAGACGCAAGCCACGCGCGACGCCTACGGCGTCGACCGTCCCGATGACGAGGCCAGTAAAGTTAGCCGCGGCGGCGGGGCAGGGGTGTTCGCGTCATTCTCGCGCAACTGTCTGCTCGCGCGGCGCCTGGTCGAGCGTGGCGTGCGGTTCGTCAATTTGTATCACGCCTCATGGGACCACCACAGCAACTTGGACAAGGAACTGGCGTTCAATTGCCAGATGGCCGATCAACCCGTCGCGGCGTTGCTCAAGGACCTGAAGCAGCGCGGGCTGCTTGATACCACGTTGGTCGTGTGGGCCGGCGAGTTCGGGCGCACGCCACTGGGCGAGAATCGCGGCGGCAACCCCAACGCCACCGGTCGCGATCATCACCCGTTCGCGTTCAGCCTGTGGGCGGCCGGCGGCGGGATCAAAGGGGGTCAGGTCGTTGGCCGCACCGACGACATCGGTTGGAACATTGTCGAAGATCCGATCCACATGAACGACTTCCACGCCACGCTGTTGCACCTGTTCGGGCTCGACCACCTAAAGCTGACATACAAGTTCCAAGGGCTCGACGTGCGGTTGACCAACGTCGGCGGCAAGGTGGTGAAGCAGCTGCTGGCGTGA
- the pilM gene encoding pilus assembly protein PilM — protein MAKQVATWGIDIGDSALKALRCVPNEDGSHITAVAFDYIEYPKLLSQPDADRNELVVEALKQFLSRNSVRGDRVVISVGGQAGLARFIKLPPVETSKIPDIVRYEARQQIPFPLEDVVWDFQQLSGGMATEGFALDSEVGLFAMKRDQVYKYLKPFDDVDVEVDVIQLTPEALYNYVVFDQLTNLPPPDEYDPDNPPDSIVVMSLGTESTDLVVTNGFRIWQRSVPVGGNHFTKALVKDLKMNFATAEHLKRNAAQAEDPKALFQAMRPVFNDLLSETQRSLTYFKNNIDRKAKISRILVLGNAIRLPGLQKFLAQNLGHELAKVESLRGLSGSGVIDQPAFRDNLPAFGVCYGLALQGLSKARFNTNLLPPEIIQFRKIRAKKPWVALAASLMLIGFGASFFMWSEALKAVSLDPPQGDQFSTFRKPMDNANSVINDAAKWQKEFEENRAAFVKTDEVGQSIVQNVMHRDTWMQLLRAVNLCLPRNAGERPKEEIKLRDEIKIDSFDCRFVPKLEEWYAAHHKPAVPAPGAPSMDGSQPGEQPPPDPNADPNAQQPVPTAPTDAGPTGPGWVIQITAHHYRNIRSEPATNQGANFLRRTLMKNLEQDTVPIPDSERKEGDPPRFPVKKLGITYPLLMGDAAIDWNYKLTIPQGDGGDHGAGGGGQAPPPKIVEQPRYDFKVQFCWQPFKPAESAAKPAPDAAAMNQ, from the coding sequence ATGGCAAAACAGGTCGCAACCTGGGGCATCGACATCGGCGACTCCGCGCTCAAGGCGCTACGCTGTGTCCCCAACGAAGACGGTAGCCACATCACCGCCGTTGCCTTCGACTACATCGAGTATCCCAAGCTGCTCAGCCAGCCCGATGCCGATCGCAACGAGTTGGTCGTGGAAGCGCTCAAGCAGTTTCTGTCGCGCAATTCGGTTCGCGGCGATCGGGTGGTGATCTCGGTTGGTGGCCAGGCCGGCCTGGCCCGGTTTATCAAGTTGCCGCCGGTCGAGACCTCGAAGATTCCCGACATTGTCCGTTACGAAGCCCGACAGCAGATCCCCTTTCCGTTGGAAGATGTCGTCTGGGACTTTCAGCAACTCAGCGGCGGCATGGCCACCGAAGGGTTCGCGCTCGACTCGGAGGTGGGCTTGTTCGCGATGAAGCGCGACCAGGTTTACAAGTATCTCAAGCCGTTCGACGACGTCGACGTGGAAGTCGACGTCATCCAGTTGACGCCCGAGGCGCTGTACAACTACGTCGTCTTCGACCAGTTGACCAACCTGCCGCCGCCGGACGAATACGACCCCGACAACCCGCCCGACAGCATCGTGGTGATGTCGCTGGGGACTGAATCGACCGATCTGGTGGTGACCAATGGGTTCCGTATTTGGCAGCGCAGCGTGCCGGTCGGCGGCAACCACTTCACCAAGGCGCTGGTCAAAGACCTGAAGATGAACTTTGCCACGGCCGAACATCTGAAGCGGAATGCCGCGCAGGCCGAGGATCCCAAGGCGCTGTTCCAGGCGATGCGCCCCGTGTTCAACGATCTGCTCTCCGAGACGCAGCGCTCATTGACCTATTTCAAGAACAACATCGATCGCAAGGCCAAGATCAGCCGCATTCTGGTTCTTGGCAACGCCATCCGGTTGCCGGGCCTGCAAAAGTTCCTGGCCCAGAATCTGGGTCACGAGCTGGCCAAGGTGGAAAGCCTGCGCGGGCTAAGCGGCAGCGGCGTGATCGACCAGCCCGCCTTCCGCGACAACCTGCCGGCGTTTGGCGTCTGCTACGGGCTGGCGCTGCAAGGCTTGAGCAAAGCGCGGTTCAACACCAACCTGCTGCCCCCCGAGATCATCCAGTTCCGCAAGATTCGGGCCAAGAAGCCGTGGGTGGCGCTGGCGGCGTCGCTGATGTTGATCGGCTTTGGCGCTAGCTTCTTTATGTGGTCCGAGGCGCTCAAAGCCGTCTCGCTCGATCCGCCGCAGGGAGATCAGTTTTCGACGTTTCGGAAGCCAATGGATAACGCAAACAGCGTGATTAACGACGCGGCTAAATGGCAGAAGGAATTTGAGGAGAACCGGGCCGCGTTTGTCAAAACCGATGAAGTGGGTCAGAGCATCGTGCAAAACGTGATGCACCGGGACACCTGGATGCAATTGTTGCGGGCGGTCAATCTCTGTCTGCCGCGCAATGCCGGCGAACGCCCCAAGGAAGAAATCAAGCTGCGCGACGAGATCAAGATCGACAGCTTTGACTGCCGCTTTGTCCCCAAGCTCGAGGAGTGGTACGCCGCTCATCACAAGCCGGCCGTTCCCGCGCCGGGCGCGCCTTCGATGGACGGCTCGCAACCGGGCGAGCAGCCGCCGCCTGACCCGAACGCCGACCCCAACGCGCAGCAGCCGGTGCCGACCGCGCCGACCGACGCGGGGCCGACTGGCCCAGGTTGGGTGATTCAGATCACGGCGCACCATTATCGAAACATTCGCAGTGAGCCAGCCACGAACCAGGGGGCCAACTTCCTTCGCCGGACGCTGATGAAGAATTTGGAACAAGACACCGTGCCCATTCCCGACAGCGAACGCAAGGAAGGTGATCCACCGCGGTTCCCGGTGAAAAAGCTGGGCATCACTTACCCGTTGTTGATGGGCGACGCCGCCATCGACTGGAACTACAAGCTGACGATCCCGCAGGGGGATGGCGGCGACCATGGCGCCGGCGGCGGTGGTCAGGCCCCGCCGCCCAAGATCGTCGAGCAGCCGCGTTATGACTTCAAGGTGCAGTTCTGCTGGCAGCCCTTCAAGCCCGCCGAGTCGGCCGCCAAGCCGGCCCCCGACGCCGCGGCCATGAACCAGTAA
- a CDS encoding PSD1 domain-containing protein — protein sequence MIARRSLIWVCLVVLGATAASGGVFVCPLAAAEKSPAPAQIDFTRDVQPIFVKRCYSCHGPDTAEGSLRLDDRSSAHRGGNSGPAWVAGQSGESRLVRYVTAPEDEEFAMPPEGERLSSDEVALVRAWVDQGARWPEQAATAGKKNDHWSFQPVKRPEVPRVKRADWCRNPIDHFVLARLEHENITPSPEADRATLIRRLSLDLTGLPPTPAEVNDFVADPSAGAYERLVDRLLASPHYGERWARHWLDLARYADSDGYEKDTGRPHAWRWRNWVIDALNRDLPFDQFTVEQLAGDLLPGASEDQRIATGFHRNTLTNKEGGVDQEEYRVAATIDRVNTTSTVWMALTMGCAQCHTHKYDPIAQREYYELFAFFNNLQETDMPAPLPDQVAAYQKAKAAFDADHAKLVAKVTDFEREQLPSRLANWEREAKPAESIEWQVVEPAAMTPGPKAKTKFKQLPDGVVEVEGAASDTEVYTLTLSTKLRGITGLRLEALADAEKKTGPGRAKDHNFVLTGVRISAAPTGKKDAKPVTVPLRWAVADYSQGKFEVLNAIDADPKSGWAIGPKFGEDHLALFELASPIDFEEGATLVVTLDHQYPKQFALARFRLSLTTTTGPLSDAKIATGPAAVLAKPASARSATEQKLLADYYRRVDKDLSALDGAVVAHAKKAPVDPATTNRAMVLVDLPKGRETHVLVRGDFLRPGAKVEAGVPSFLPPIEPRGEHGDRLDLARWLVSEENPLTPRVTVNRIWGQHFGRPLVNSVPDFGTQGDRPTHPELLDWLADEFRQTWSMKQLHRLIVTSATYRQSSRRRAELNQRDPYNMLLAQQPRMRVEAEVVRDLALAVSGLIDERIGGPSVRPKQPDGVSELTYANAAKWVESNGADRYRRGMYTWFQRTSPYPMLMTFDSPDGVLCCARRERSNTPLQALTLLNDPVFVECSQALARRVLREAPAGDTTEGARDGRLRWAFQACLARVPSAGELDALRALYADQLQLARANADASKAIVGTGVKDEKVDDPAELAAWVMVGRTLLNLDEFITRE from the coding sequence ATGATTGCCCGGCGCTCATTGATTTGGGTGTGCCTTGTCGTGCTTGGCGCTACCGCTGCAAGCGGCGGTGTCTTCGTTTGTCCGTTGGCCGCCGCCGAGAAGTCCCCTGCCCCGGCCCAGATCGACTTCACCCGCGACGTGCAACCGATCTTCGTCAAACGCTGCTATTCGTGCCACGGCCCCGACACGGCCGAAGGAAGCCTGCGACTCGACGATCGTTCGTCGGCCCATCGTGGCGGCAACAGCGGCCCTGCCTGGGTCGCGGGTCAAAGTGGCGAAAGCCGGCTGGTGCGCTATGTGACCGCGCCCGAGGACGAGGAGTTCGCCATGCCTCCCGAGGGGGAACGATTGTCGTCCGACGAGGTGGCGCTGGTCCGGGCCTGGGTCGATCAGGGGGCGCGCTGGCCCGAGCAGGCCGCCACGGCTGGCAAGAAGAACGATCACTGGTCGTTCCAGCCCGTCAAGCGTCCCGAGGTCCCGCGTGTGAAGCGGGCCGACTGGTGCCGGAACCCGATCGATCACTTTGTGCTGGCTCGACTCGAACACGAAAACATCACACCGTCACCCGAGGCCGATCGGGCCACGTTGATTCGCCGCCTGAGTCTCGACCTGACCGGGCTGCCGCCGACGCCGGCCGAGGTTAACGACTTTGTGGCCGATCCAAGCGCCGGCGCGTACGAACGACTGGTCGATCGCTTGCTCGCCTCGCCCCATTACGGCGAGCGTTGGGCACGCCACTGGCTCGATCTGGCTCGCTATGCCGACAGCGACGGCTACGAGAAAGACACCGGCCGGCCCCATGCCTGGCGGTGGCGCAACTGGGTGATCGACGCGCTCAATCGCGATCTGCCGTTCGACCAGTTCACCGTCGAGCAACTGGCGGGCGATTTGCTTCCAGGCGCGAGCGAAGATCAACGTATCGCCACCGGCTTTCACCGCAACACGTTGACGAACAAAGAAGGAGGCGTTGACCAGGAAGAATACCGCGTCGCGGCCACGATCGACCGCGTGAACACGACCAGCACTGTATGGATGGCGTTGACGATGGGCTGTGCGCAGTGCCACACCCACAAGTACGACCCCATCGCCCAGCGCGAATACTACGAGCTGTTCGCGTTCTTCAACAACTTGCAAGAGACCGACATGCCGGCCCCCCTGCCCGACCAGGTGGCGGCTTATCAAAAGGCCAAGGCCGCGTTCGACGCCGACCATGCGAAACTCGTCGCCAAGGTGACCGACTTCGAGCGCGAGCAACTACCCTCGCGGTTGGCCAACTGGGAACGCGAAGCCAAGCCGGCCGAGTCGATCGAATGGCAAGTCGTCGAGCCGGCCGCCATGACGCCGGGCCCCAAGGCCAAGACCAAGTTCAAGCAACTGCCCGACGGCGTCGTCGAGGTCGAAGGGGCCGCGTCCGACACCGAAGTTTACACGCTGACCCTCAGCACTAAGCTGCGCGGCATCACCGGCCTGCGGCTCGAAGCCTTGGCCGACGCCGAAAAGAAAACGGGCCCGGGCCGGGCAAAGGATCACAACTTTGTCCTGACCGGCGTGCGGATCTCGGCCGCGCCCACGGGCAAGAAAGACGCCAAGCCGGTGACGGTGCCGCTCCGCTGGGCCGTGGCCGATTATTCACAGGGCAAGTTCGAGGTGCTGAACGCGATCGACGCCGACCCCAAGTCGGGTTGGGCCATCGGCCCCAAGTTTGGCGAGGACCATCTCGCGCTGTTCGAACTGGCGTCGCCGATCGATTTCGAGGAGGGGGCCACGCTCGTCGTCACGCTGGACCATCAATATCCCAAGCAGTTCGCCCTGGCCCGGTTTCGCTTGTCGCTGACCACGACGACTGGCCCCTTGTCCGACGCCAAGATTGCGACGGGGCCGGCCGCGGTGCTGGCCAAGCCGGCCAGCGCGCGCAGCGCCACCGAACAGAAACTGCTGGCCGATTACTATCGCCGCGTCGACAAGGATCTGAGTGCGCTCGACGGCGCCGTCGTCGCTCACGCGAAGAAAGCCCCCGTCGACCCCGCCACGACCAACCGAGCGATGGTGCTGGTCGATCTGCCCAAGGGGCGCGAGACACATGTTCTGGTCCGCGGCGATTTCTTGCGGCCGGGGGCGAAAGTCGAAGCGGGCGTGCCGTCGTTCTTGCCTCCGATCGAGCCGCGAGGCGAGCACGGCGACCGGCTTGACCTGGCCCGCTGGCTGGTTTCGGAAGAAAACCCACTGACGCCGCGCGTGACCGTGAACCGGATATGGGGGCAACATTTCGGTCGCCCGCTGGTCAACTCGGTGCCCGACTTCGGCACGCAAGGAGACCGGCCGACGCATCCTGAGCTGCTCGATTGGCTGGCCGACGAGTTTCGCCAGACGTGGAGCATGAAACAGCTCCACCGCTTGATCGTTACCTCGGCCACGTACCGGCAATCGTCGCGCCGCCGGGCCGAGCTCAACCAGCGCGACCCATACAACATGCTGCTGGCGCAACAACCGCGAATGCGCGTCGAGGCGGAAGTGGTCCGCGATCTGGCGCTGGCAGTGTCGGGTCTGATCGACGAGCGGATCGGTGGTCCGAGCGTGCGCCCCAAGCAACCGGACGGCGTGTCCGAGTTGACCTACGCCAACGCCGCCAAGTGGGTCGAAAGCAACGGGGCCGACCGCTACCGGCGCGGGATGTACACCTGGTTCCAGCGCACTAGTCCCTACCCGATGCTGATGACATTCGATTCGCCCGACGGGGTGTTGTGCTGTGCCCGGCGCGAGCGCTCGAACACGCCGCTCCAGGCGTTGACCTTGTTGAACGACCCGGTGTTCGTCGAGTGTTCCCAGGCGCTGGCCCGTCGGGTGTTGCGCGAAGCGCCGGCCGGCGACACGACCGAGGGGGCGCGCGACGGGCGATTGCGCTGGGCGTTTCAGGCCTGCCTGGCGCGTGTGCCGAGCGCCGGCGAACTTGACGCGCTGCGAGCGTTGTACGCCGATCAATTGCAACTGGCTCGGGCGAACGCCGACGCGTCCAAGGCGATTGTCGGCACGGGTGTGAAGGACGAAAAGGTCGACGACCCGGCCGAGTTGGCGGCCTGGGTGATGGTGGGGCGGACGCTACTGAACTTGGACGAATTCATTACGCGGGAGTGA